A single genomic interval of Mycolicibacterium holsaticum DSM 44478 = JCM 12374 harbors:
- a CDS encoding enoyl-CoA hydratase/isomerase family protein, translated as MPMTADGFETILLDLDPADHVATITLNRPGSLNAFNRTMCDEMAEAWRIVKFDDSVNAVVLRAAGDKAFSAGLDIKSSYGQPDNVWNHEDPGEKLSPKWQKMWKPVVCAVQGMCTAGAFYFLNESDVVICSQDATFFDSHVSGGLVCALEPIGLMRRVGLGDTLRIALMGNDERVGADTALRIGLVTEVVTAETLWARAHEIATGIAAKPPSATQGTVKAIWESLEKPYRAALEQNLIYTRLGNPLGTAELAARGGDRTTPRIR; from the coding sequence ATGCCGATGACCGCAGACGGTTTCGAGACGATCCTGCTCGACCTTGACCCCGCGGATCACGTCGCGACGATCACCCTGAACCGGCCGGGTTCACTGAACGCGTTCAACCGCACGATGTGTGACGAGATGGCCGAGGCCTGGCGGATCGTCAAGTTCGACGACTCGGTCAACGCGGTCGTGTTGCGTGCCGCAGGCGACAAGGCGTTCAGCGCGGGCCTGGACATCAAGTCGTCGTACGGCCAACCCGACAACGTGTGGAATCACGAGGATCCCGGCGAGAAACTCAGCCCGAAGTGGCAGAAGATGTGGAAACCCGTGGTGTGCGCGGTGCAGGGCATGTGCACGGCGGGCGCGTTCTACTTCCTCAACGAATCCGACGTGGTGATCTGCTCGCAGGATGCGACCTTCTTCGATTCCCACGTCAGCGGCGGTCTGGTGTGCGCGCTGGAGCCGATCGGGCTGATGCGCCGCGTCGGACTCGGCGACACGCTGCGGATCGCGTTGATGGGCAACGACGAACGGGTCGGCGCGGACACCGCGCTGCGGATCGGGTTGGTGACGGAGGTGGTTACCGCCGAGACGTTGTGGGCGCGCGCTCATGAGATCGCGACCGGCATCGCGGCCAAACCGCCGTCGGCCACCCAGGGCACCGTGAAGGCGATCTGGGAGTCGCTGGAGAAGCCGTACCGTGCGGCGCTCGAACAGAACCTGATCTACACCAGGCTGGGCAATCCGCTCGGAACGGCCGAACTCGCCGCCCGCGGCGGCGACAGGACCACCCCGAGGATCCGATGA
- a CDS encoding enoyl-CoA hydratase/isomerase family protein, producing MSSTFTDIKYEVDGHKATVTLNRPDALNALSPHTVSELRSAYDEAENDDNVWIVIVTGTGRAFCTGADVGEIPEDGRVVYERPYLSTYDQWEAPQEGTPPFRRMAKPVLTAVNGLCCGAGLDWITTGDIAIASDKATFFDPHVSIGLVAAREMVRLARVLPRNVALRMALMGKHERMSAQRAYELGMISEVVQHDRLLDRANEIADIVNSNAPLAVRGTRLAIHKTLDLPMHDGEILAETFRERVVRTEDALEGPKAFMEKRAPNWKCR from the coding sequence ATGTCGTCAACTTTCACCGACATCAAGTACGAGGTCGACGGACACAAAGCCACGGTCACGCTGAACCGGCCCGACGCGCTCAACGCGCTGAGCCCGCACACCGTCAGCGAGCTGCGCAGCGCCTACGACGAGGCCGAGAACGACGACAACGTCTGGATCGTCATCGTGACAGGCACCGGGCGCGCGTTCTGCACAGGCGCCGACGTCGGTGAAATCCCCGAGGACGGCCGGGTGGTCTATGAACGCCCGTATCTGTCCACCTACGACCAGTGGGAGGCGCCGCAGGAAGGCACGCCACCGTTTCGGCGGATGGCCAAACCCGTCCTGACCGCCGTCAACGGGTTGTGCTGCGGTGCCGGGCTGGACTGGATCACCACCGGCGACATCGCGATCGCTTCAGACAAGGCGACGTTTTTCGACCCGCACGTGAGCATCGGGCTGGTGGCGGCCCGGGAGATGGTCCGGCTGGCGCGGGTGTTGCCGCGCAACGTCGCGCTGCGGATGGCGCTGATGGGCAAGCACGAACGGATGAGCGCGCAGCGGGCCTACGAGCTGGGGATGATAAGCGAGGTCGTGCAACACGACCGGTTGCTGGACCGGGCCAACGAGATCGCCGACATCGTCAACTCCAACGCGCCGCTCGCCGTTCGTGGTACCCGGTTGGCCATCCACAAGACGCTGGACCTGCCGATGCACGACGGCGAGATCCTCGCCGAGACGTTCCGCGAACGGGTGGTCCGCACCGAGGATGCACTCGAGGGACCGAAGGCGTTCATGGAAAAGCGCGCACCGAACTGGAAATGCCGATGA